Proteins encoded within one genomic window of Gallus gallus isolate bGalGal1 chromosome 1, bGalGal1.mat.broiler.GRCg7b, whole genome shotgun sequence:
- the LOC121107687 gene encoding SPARC, which translates to MRTWIFFFLCLAGKALAAPQEALPDETEVIEDLTTEGPVGANPVQVEVGEFEEPTEDVEEIVAENPCQNHHCKHGKVCEVDDNNSPMCVCQDPSSCPATSGVFEKVCGTDNKTYDSSCHFFATKCTLEGTKKGHKLHLDYIGPCKFIPACLDTELTEFPLRMRDWLKNVLITLYERDEDNNLLTEKQKLKVKKIHENEKRLEAGDHTVELLARDFEKNYNMYIFPVHWQFGQLDQHPIDGYLSHTELAPLRAPLIPMEHCTTRFFEACDLDNDKYIALEEWASCFGIKEQDIDKDLVI; encoded by the coding sequence ATGAGAACctggattttcttcttcctctgcctggCAGGCAAAGCCCTGGCAGCTCCGCAAGAGGCTCTGCCTGATGAGACGGAGGTGATTGAAGATCTCACCACAGAGGGGCCTGTGGGGGCCAACCCTGTCCAAGTGGAGGTGGGAGAGTTTGAGGAACCTACAGAAGATGTAGAGGAGATCGTCGCAGAGAATCCCTGCCAGAACCATCACTGCAAGCATGGCAAGGTGTGCGAGGTGGATGACAACAACTCACCCATGTGCGTGTGCCAGGACCCCTCCAGCTGCCCAGCCACCTCCGGCGTCTTTGAGAAGGTCTGTGGCACTGACAACAAGACCTATGACTCCTCCTGCCACTTCTTTGCCACCAAGTGCACCTTGGAGGGAACCAAGAAGGGACACAAGCTGCACCTGGATTACATCGGGCCTTGCAAATTCATCCCTGCCTGCCTGGACACTGAGCTAACAGAGTTCCCCCTGCGCATGCGGGACTGGCTGAAGAATGTGCTGATCACCCTGTATGAGCGCGATGAGGACAACAACCTGCTGACCGAGAAGCAGAAGCTCAAGGTGAAGAAGATCCACGAGAATGAGAAGCGCCTGGAGGCCGGCGACCACACCGTGGAGCTGCTGGCCCGCGACTTTGAGAAGAACTACAACATGTACATCTTCCCCGTGCACTGGCAGTTCGGGCAGCTGGACCAGCACCCCATTGATGGGTACCTGTCCCACACTGAGCTGGCCCCGCTCCGTGCCCCACTCATCCCCATGGAGCACTGCACCACCCGCTTCTTTGAGGCCTGCGACTTAGACAACGACAAGTACATCGCCCTGGAGGAATGGGCCAGCTGCTTTGGCATTAAGGAGCAGGACATAGACAAAGATCTGGTGATCTAA